The Gossypium arboreum isolate Shixiya-1 chromosome 2, ASM2569848v2, whole genome shotgun sequence region ttatggtttaagatatatggtttagggtttaaggtttatgagttaactatagtttaagatatatggtttagggtttaaggtttaggagttaactagtatttgaaggtttatgatgaattatgggtttagggattatgatttagggtttagggttagggttggagtttaaggtgtaagggtttggggttaagggttaagggtttagagtttagtgtttatgggatagGGTTAAGAGGTttaggtttagattaattagtatttttaatttatatattaaatgatttcttatataattgtaaaagagataatcttaatttgaatatattaaacttatgattatagtttaaattatttaagagataatagataaactttcaAAGGTACAAAACAATTAAGAAGTGGACAAATGTACACATTCAAGTGAACATGAAACAATAGAGGAAAACAAAATTGAAGTGCAAAAAAATGAatatatagaaataccattgtaaGATTATTACAATGAAACAAGGAATGAATTATGTGCGAGATTTTGTATATTTTAGTACCAATCATTATTTTTGTATAAGatatattttttattctaatAATATCTTAAAAACACAAATCTTGTATAATGTATAATTTATTGCACCTATCCTTTAcacttattaaattttaaaatttatacaacAATTCTAAAATTTTAGCTTTAGCGATTTAATATTCATAATATTGTAGCTCAAATTATGTATGTGCCCGTATATCAATTGTGAATCCTTCTATACTATTgtactaataatatatattaatgtattATGTGCACAGTATATTAATGTTAATGTATTCGTAATATGTAGCTCAAATTGTCAATCCGTCTATATTATTgtactaataatatatattaatgtaaTATTGAAGAGttaattgattaaaaataataaatacaagtaCAAAAAAGAGCAAGGTACGAAGGGGTACAAAAAAGATTCAAAATTACTAACAACGAGATTTAAACCCAGGTACTAAGATAAAGAGCAAGCAAACTTAACCAACTAAACTATAGTGGCGTTTATACTAAAAATGCTGCAAAAAATTAAGCTATACAAAGAGCCATTATTTTACCCAGAAAAGGGGAAATCAAAATACCGCTCACTCTTACCCTCTCGTTACTCCCTCTTTTTCTCATCTATGTATTTAGAATCAGTTAAATGTCTGAACTACGGCCTTCGATTCGTGAAGGGAAAAGCCCTAGCCAGCTCTGAAGGTACTCACTCTTCACTCACGAAACCTTACATCTTCTTTTCAATGTGTTTGGTTATCGAGAAAATTTCAAGAATATCGCTCTTTTTACTTCTGCTTCTCACTGTGAAATCTTAGGTTCGTAACTTCCTATTAGTGAACTGGTAATATCTTATGAACTACAGTCACTTTTCTTCTAATTGTACTGTTgaaaaaattgatgaattttCTTTCTGTCTTAAGGACTTAATTTCCCCCCCTTCGCGATTTCTTTCTCTTCACTTTCCCTTTAAACTGCAATGAATTGAATATAATAGATACTGGAGTTGTTTCTTTCAACTTCAACCTAGGTTTTGCTTCTTAATTTCATTCCTTTAAGTGGTGGTGATTAATGCTATTTCGAAGAGTCACTAAcctgatttgattttttttcaagcGTGATTGATGGATTTTAAGTATATAATTTAACTTCAATGTTGTATTGGAAAAAATGGATTCTTCGTTCAACTGATTAAATTTCAATTGTGTTGCCTTTCAGTTAAATGGAAGCCTTAGCTGCTGAACATTTAGAGAGAATCTGTATTGTTTCGTCCTGTATTTAGCTAAAAGGGATAGTATTCTTAGCAGTTCGGGTTTTGAAGTATTCATAGCGTTTTAGCTTTGCAATTTCTGAAAATGGTTGGAAATACATTAGTCTAGATTCTAGCATGCCCGTCTTTGTCATCTTCAACTTTGACCACCCTCCCGCATTCTTCTCCAAAAGTTTTGCCATGTCTTCCGCCTAAACTAAGAATGAGGTTGGCAAAAGTTAGAGCTATGTCTGCTAGTACTGAGCATAACCCACAACCCGGTTCTTCGGAGCAAAAGAATCCGCTTGCTGTTGTTTTAGATATTCCTCGAAATATTTGGAGACAAACATTACGTCCATTGAGTTTCAATTTTTTATGTTGATGGAAATGTATAATTCATGGTAATAGATTTGTTGTGCAGGTTACTGGTGGTTCCCTTGAGGAGTCAAAGGAAGCTCTTGCTATTGCAGAAACTGATGGTCTATTTATAGTGCTTTATTTGTTGCCACGTCTGCCTTTTATTTTACTTTAGAATGTGTTTTGCTCATTGTCGAAGGTTTGATATTCATTACAAGGAGGCTTTTCTGCACAGTTGGAGTGCACCCAACTAGATGCAAGGTTAGTCTTATTTCTAGAAACGTTGTCTTTGGTCCTTTTGTTTTTGGATTACATGTTTAACTGTGTGGTTTGTCAGCAAAATTTGTCAACATGgcttcatatattttatttaggAGTTTGAAGAGAGTGGGGATCCTAAAAAACATTTTCAAGCTCTTTTGGCATTGGCTAAGGAGGGAATTCAAAAAGGGAAGGTGTGTTTTCCTTATTGGTCATTGAACTTTAAATTTAGCGACATTTTAGATTTTGCATTCTCATTCTGGCCTGTTGATGTGAGATGTGAACACTTGTGGAAATTTATACATTCAGATGTTTGAATTTCAGCTGTTAGCTGCTTTCTGTGCAGAATTGTTGTTTAGACAATTGAAAGATCTTAGAACATACTAGTGCTCTGTTTTCCCTTCTTTCTTTTCATATGTACTTTCTTCATACCTTCTCATTCATTTAATTGTTTCCCTAGCATGTATGTAGGATTTCTGTTGGAGGAAAAATAATAACGTAATTTATGTTATTAATTGCTAGGATAAAGTAGTTTTCTTTTAATCAGTTTATATAGGTCCAAAAAGATCTAGTAACCTATTGCATATCTACATTTTATCAGGATTGTAATCTTAGTCTTACTATAGTTAGATACTATGAATTTTGCCTTAACTTAGGTGGTTGCAATTGGTGAATGTGGATTGGATTATGACAGGCTTCACTTTTGCCCACCAGAAGTTCAAAAGAAGTAAGTGGCTGCCATGAGAAAGGATTATGCTCCTTCtcttattttatatttgtttgttTTCTTCTGTATAATTAAACATTTCTAACTTTTCTTTGCCAAAACTAGGTATTTTGAGAAGCAGTTTGAATTAGCATATGCCACAAAGCTGCCCATGTTTCTGCATATGCGTGCAGCTGCAGAAGATTTCTGTGAAATTATGGAACGAAATATTAACAAGTTAGATTTCTGAATCTTTCCTACACTAGTGAAAATCTCTTCATTTTTGTGCCTGCTAGCACTGTAAACCATCTTTGTTCTTGAATATGAAAAGAATATTAGTTAATTGGTTTATAGTTAACGTGTAAATGCTGAAGTCTGctattttctttttttcactTTGAAAGGTTCACTAGTGGGGTTACTCATTCATTTACCGGTAGTGCTGAAGACCGTGATAAGCTTCTCTCATTTCATAACATGTATATAGGTGAGAATGCAACTTATACACGCCATCTTCACCAAACAGGTCTTGTTGCTATGCATGCAGTGATATGGCATCTGCTGGCTACCTTGTATCTTCCAACTATTGTCTTTTTATTCAGGCGATAGCTTTGAGCACACTTACATTTCTTCACTCAGTCAAACAAGTTGATTGAAATGATATTTCCTTCTTGTTTGAAGTCATTCATTGCTATAGATATATTGGGCTCCTGTAGACCTAGCGAGTCTTTTAGCTTTGGTTATTTTACAGGTGTAAATGGATGCTCTCTGAAGATGGCTGAAAATCTTGATGTTGTGAGGGGCATACCTGTTGAAAGAATGATGATTGAGACTGATTCTCCATATTGTGAAATCAAGAGTACTCATGCTGGGATTAATTTTGTGAAATCCTTATGGCCTTCTAAGAAGAAAGAGAAGTATGACAAAGAGTGTCCTGTTAAAGGGCGTAATGAACCTTGTTTAGTGCTGCGAGTGAAACTGCTTTTTCCAGTATAAGAAGAATGAGCTGTTGTTTGCTGAAATAGAGTATATGCAGAAAAAGGTAAGTATCTTTTTCCGTTCTTGTTGCTCTTCGCATCGCTATTTAATCCAAAACTGATATTTTGTGTTTTCACAATTCCTAGCTGCTGCTAGTTTTCACTCTCACGGCTAATATTTCTTATGCTTCTCAACACTCAATATCTATTTCTCACTTATACTTCTTTTTTCTTTGCTCACTTATACACACTACACATCTAAACGTGTATGTATATAGGCTATATAAAACGACTTAGAGGCTTTAACCAAATTGTTTAACCAAATTGTTTAACCAAATCTTTTTGTGTAAGagataattcattcaaaatatTCTTTAACCAAATTGTTTGACAAGCACCTATATATTCTACTTTAAATGTTGAGAGTGCTATTGTTTGTTTTTCCTTTGATGACCTTGAAAATGTTGCAAAGCCAATATGGAATAAATATCTAAAAGTGCTTTTGCGATCATCCAAGTCTACCATAATCACTATCTGAGTAAATTACTTTGATATCAAAGTAATTTACAATAAATTGGTTATATTATCATGATTTTAACATTCTTGTTTTAATCATatagtttatattaattttaggtattattttgattaactttagtttgttttatgatttttaaatattatttgataaaattctaaaatatttttcataaatatttccaaaaaaaaaaaaaagtttttcaaTTAAACCCTCTTTTGTATCTAAGAAAGCTGCAACAACaactaattaatatttattttcttttaatgctGCTTGTTCCTGAATTTTCcaggaaaaaggaagaaaaattattaaactgttatattttttaaaaaatatctgACTTGCTGACTGCAGCAGTAATATAATTATTGCTAACACAATCTCAGAAAATTTTTCCTTATTAAGAGGTAGAGTTAATCCATAAATTAAATTCGAAATTGAAGTTAACTAAAAATTATATGCTATTAAGAGGTAGAGTTAATCCACATAAGTCATATGCTGTTGGGCACTTGGCAACAACTTCTGTTTGTGCTATTATACTGATATTAAATTTTCAGCTGCATCTTTGTCGTTGTTCCCGTGCAGTTAAATGGTATTTATTGCATATTAGTATATGTACGTAAGCAGCAAATATGCCTTAAAATTATCTTGAGCTCATTTCGGTTATTTTGGAATTTGATTTCAGGTTAAAATAGTGAAATGCACTGTGAATGACATACCGGTGGACATCTCTTTCAATCAAACGGCTGGTCTATCTGCACTTTGCTTTCTGGAGAAGGTATCATCTAATCATATCCAACATTGATATGTTTAGAATCCGTTTCCATTCCAAACATTGTGGATGTGGtaatcataattcatataatTCACTTGATGCAAAAGATGATTCAAAAGTATAATTCTAAATGGTACATTGTTTCATTTTCTGGCATTAAATTCTAAATGGGCATATAATTCACTTGATGCAAAAGATGATTCAAAAGTATAATTCTAAGGAGCTTAAATACTGTAAATTCTGCATGTAATGAGATATATCATTAATGTTGTTGATGCATGTAAATACTGTAAATTCTGCATGTAAATGGGCATATAATTCACTTGATGCAAAAGATGATTCAAAAGTATAATTCTAAATGGTCTTTTGTCGAAACAAATTCTAATTCTTGCATATATGATTAATAACATGATTAATAACATGATTAATGGTTCTTCAAATTTTCCAAATGTGTCTTCAAAGTGCTCGAAAATGTCATATTAATGTTGTCCATATATGATTTGAATGCTGGAAATTTACAGCATTTAATTCCCTGCTTGAAGTTGATTAAACCATGCTGTAAATGCAAACATTTATATGCTGTTCACATGCTAAATTAACCATTAGTGAGCTTAAAATTGATCTATTTGAATGTGTTAAATTCATTGTTCAATGCGATGTTATTTCTGCTAATGTATTGAGTATATTAAGTTGTGCAATTTGATGTTATATGTGGCGTTAATATTGGCTTGTTAattgcatattttattattaatttgatgttatatgtgtcattcattaacttttttttcttttttctcaggTTTGAGTTTTTGGTGGATGCATAGTCCAGGATTAGCTGAATTCATGCATAGTGACTTGTTTAAGCTAACTGATTATCTTAAAGTGTGCATTCTATCATTATTTTGTTCTATTTGTATTTTGTTATATTTCTGGTGTAGTATGATAAGTGCGGTATTTTGTTTGGCGGGATGTATTTATATCATAGATTATTATTCttttcaatattttgataatgaattttaattttttttatatttttcaggacttttacaatattttataatatatattttttttaatttttatgacctttagcggcgtttgctgGAAAAGCCCCGCTAAAGGTTTTTTGCGGTGCTTACAAAAACGCCGTGAATAGTTTTAGTGGcgcttaaaagcgccgctaaaggcctaaaaaaacgtcgctaaaagtcaattttgctgTAGTGAAATTTGAGTgagcaagatggcttggtaaatagtctattttgtccacacgagtagagacacgggcatgtgtcttagccatgtgtgacacacggttaggtgacacggtcgtgtgtcgcCTAGTGTTTAATTAGAagccaagtcagtatgctctagaTGGCCCAGCACAcaagtgtgtgacttggccgtgtggcataagttagtataccctacagttttggcatggcctggcacacgggcgtgtgaggccatttcgaagggcacacgagcTGGTTGCACAAGtatgtggttggctgtgtgacccaagtcagagagttacacgggctgggacacaggcatgtgatcctattttgaatgtccacacggcccgtgacacaggcgtgtgtcccttgtattttgaaaatttttttaagttttctaaaaatttcttaagttattgatttagtctcgaaccacttctaatgcatgatttgggcctcgtaggctcgtattagggacgatatgaatgatttttatttggaatgaaaaaaaaatgtatgagaaatgtatgttcgtTTGAGtaataagtccagtaatgctctgtaaccctattttggcgatgaatatgggttaggggtgctacacATATGCTCCTACCTTTaacatatcccaccccatgcatgtgatatggccaAAACACTTGAAATCATATAGGCATGTTTAACATGTAAATGACATACGTACTCAAGGTaccaaattttcacattttattttcatatgaatatCACATATGCCAAATAATTACATAACATGAGAATGAGATGTAcaaattttcatattattaacAAACATCAATAACACAGAACATGCTTTTCACAAGTGTACGGTTTAAGAAAGATACTTGATCCACAAGAATGACTTATCTCACTTTAAGGGTACAATAATTTCcacatttaatcataatttaaataatcatgattttaacaataaaaaaacATAGATTTATTTGTTTAGCGTTAAAACCCATACCTGATTTGTAGATCTGATGTGAAACGCTCCTTATGAACACTCTCACTTAGATTTAGCCCCAAAAGTTTTATCTAATAAAATCAAACAATGATTAAAAGTTAGGATTTATCAAAAGCATCATACATAATATAAGTTAAGTCTCACTACTTTACTTGTCCTATGATCTAATACTCGGATCAATGATTTCGTCTCAGACGCTAGTGATTTCCTGGATTGTTGTTAGGCCCTTCAATAAACATAAGGATCAAGCATTAATACATGAGGAGAAATAAATCTCAATTACCACTATACCATTCGGTTAGGAAGGGGATTAAAGGGAAGAGGATGATTACAGCACTACTCTTATACTTACACTACTTGGTCAACACAATAAGATCAAAGATTCGTTTTGATGAAGAAACGAGGAGTCAAGGGATTTATCAAAAGATAACTAGATTAATGAgtcgaaaaagaaagaaatgtTTTAAAAAAGGCACATTAAGCACATTAACCACATGGGaataattgcaaaaaaaaataataataataatttaaaggaTGTTAATGAGGAAACTTAAATCTAGTGCCTTTAGGAAACtaactaagcacttaaccacTCAGttcattgtttttattttatcagaaaatatttaaaaacatggAATGACCGTTGTTAAGGGTTTAAAACAAATTTGCACCAAATAAAAATTAACGAGAGGGAAGAAATTTAAACTCAGATCATTAAGGACAGCTCCACCACTACTCAATCACTATAATTGATATTCATTTATTATCAAATGTGCTAAGGtcatgtaaaaaaaaatttggacGTGACCATTCTTGGTTAATTAACCCAATTTTTACTAAcctgatttttgggatgtgataTGAAAGTTCAACTGTGATTTTTTATGAGATTGGATGGGGAAAAATTAGCTATAAAATTCTTGTTTTTTCATGTTgcaatgtatttttatttattttaaagacTTTTTACTTTTTTACCATTATTGTTATGTAACTTTTGAAAATTGGGTGATCAGAATGTAATTTCAAGCAAAGTTTAGAGATAGTTGGTATAGCTTCATAATTTCTAGTGCAAATTATGTTTTTAGTCTTTTAATTTTtcttatcttttatatttttaaaaattttcttttcatcAGTTTCCTttccattttaaaaataaattcaaagaaaatttataataaataatattctaaactaaattttttaacaaatataattaatatttacttaaattttataataaatatttttaattatttcgttTCTTCCTTTTCCGtcatttaaataaatacaaaagataaattatgatttaaaagttattaattaaatgttgGCTGTTAAAATAAATCCTTATACTTTTTAATTAGCTAAATAAGcttctattcttttatttttattcaataaaGTCCTTGTTGAGAAATATACGTAAATGAATATTCTGCAAGAATCTTGTGCCTACTTTTGGTTCCCCCCCCCAAAGGACATTTCGTCATCTTCAATGTATTCAACAACCGCGTCATCTTATAGGGCTTTGGTTAAAGTATAAGTTTAGGCTTAATGGTAAACTTGATATATAttgtaagacccaaattttgcccgggacccaataaaaccaaacctgaattaaacctagcctattatccagttacaagcccaaacctaattttggcccaacctaatcccaactcaaacacaaaaaaataaataaataaataaataaaaaccttggCTGTAgcgccccaaacccggcccagaagttatggccggatccggcatgccacatcaaaaatgttaaaaaaaaattccattctaagtccagaaaatcgtacttgatgttcaaaagattaattcattaagggttaaagtgaatggaagtcatgcaccaagtaggaaaccgaaaagaggtggtgagtccatcggatcgctaagtaccaagctccttcggatccaatcctagacatgcataccgccattgccacaccttaacgtcatggatatttctaggaaaccgattcgattaagtcattttttgggaaaagtgattaattttggaaaatactttcattgcggaagctttgcttgttgtcgtgttattttgaaatcaactattgtttttgaaaactcgccctaaagctatccaatttcaacagttaaaataagtattacctatcttaataatacatattaaaaaccatcaaaaataaataagcggccttattacatttaaaagcccaaaacctcaaacgtaattaaaaggatgtccagttcaccagaagaaaatcaaactttcagaacgggtggccactccgaattccctcacagctccaagcccactatggttggggatttcctgcgtggatgaaaataaaaggggtgagtttggggaaactcagtgtgtaaattaacccaaccatagcctatatcagcttaaaccaaagaaatagaataagttggccttagcccagaacagaattcaaaataaagcccataggcccataacagaacagaacaaatattacatgtttatgcagaaacccaaccatatccaaccgtatacacccccgtaccaaccttacaccgtgtggggagacaaatcgacccacccaaccgctacacaccacgaatttgcagcatggctgcgaatgagataatgtgacagagtcaccagatctgagataatcgtggcgagccaccgaaacgaatatatgtggcgagctACGGATCGgatatttgtggcgagccaccagatcgatatttgtggcatagccaccgaacgcttcctccataatataacccatgtccccatgcaatgatatataatcatggcatacatcatacgtaatcggatcgtcatgcttttcggtcaaaattaaccctaggggtataacggtaattttacgCCTAgggtataacaataatttttcatacatagggtattatagtaatttagctacttttagcgttttcatgcatatcctaactatttacgtactatcgaacacttaccaCATACTTatcaattgggccgttggcccatgaactcgatctttggcccattaagcccaaattatcaaaatgtactaaatcgcgcatctgcagtttattactttagattaccaaatatacaaatccAACTATTTGACGAGCATTCGACActcataaattcccaaaataccgacttttcggcatttcgcttttgccaatctagtctatgagagggtgtcgattacacacatgcttatgacgatatcttcgacgagatccacacacgaaccgcctacaattggattactaacacgttaatctaactattcaaatacaaactacgtattaaccccttacaatattcggccaaccacacctacagatcatagtaagcttataagaaaacaataagcaactcattaacaattttttgtcaatgtttaccacataatcataatttcactgcaagctgtcttcctgagcaacagtcactaaattatttataactggagctacgaaactcgaaatcaagtgccgttaattttccctgaaaatagactcatatatcttctatccataaaattttcagaatttttggtttggccaatcaataccagatatttcttaaagtttcacatgtttcactgtttgactaatctgaccactcttcattacgaatcaaatttctcattgtacagaattcaaaatatgttcttgtttattccatttgaaactagactcattaagctttaattacataatttatgcagcttctaactcatctcccacaatttatggtgattttccaaagtcacgttactgctgctgtcccaagcagatttattaccaaatcactctttcacacataccttgcatgcatgttatttaaacatgtatatcaccaatcaatcatcacatatctatgattttacttaagtataatctccatttcatcattttaaagcacaacatgttagccgatttttccctttagcatctaaggcacatgcatgttcatttgtttggctcaacttcacttatcttccatttttcatcaaaagaacatgaaacaacaaccatttccttcattttaattcatgactaaatgctcacaacacaactaaaaatcaaaatatacttcaagagttaaggtagaatcaagaagaactcatgaacctcaaaatagaagcaaggtaccaagaacttaccttcaattttcctcctcctaatgaccaaatactcaagagctttctcctctcctttctcttctctaactttcagctatgatgaacaaagatggacaaaactttgttcttttcacccctttttctttaataaaacttcatatttcatccatttaattctttaatacaaaagacatgaaattcttatcatgaaacatttacctaacccattatcatgaaacatttacctaacctattatcatggaacatttacctaacctattatcaatttgtatcaatttgtaccataaattatggatatcaagtgtacattttgtctacaacaccatgatggctggccacttcatgtaaaatgggaggtttgtcatgcaaatccttctattttgcactcctatttatttggccacttcaatttagcctatagcattttcaaacattttcacataggtc contains the following coding sequences:
- the LOC108465621 gene encoding uncharacterized protein LOC108465621, whose translation is WSIYSALFVATSAFYFTLECVLLIVEGLIFITRRLFCTVGVHPTRCKEFEESGDPKKHFQALLALAKEGIQKGKVVAIGECGLDYDRLHFCPPEVQKKYFEKQFELAYATKLPMFLHMRAAAEDFCEIMERNINKFTSGVTHSFTGSAEDRDKLLSFHNMYIGVNGCSLKMAENLDVVRGIPVERMMIETDSPYCEIKSTHAGINFVKSLWPSKKKEKYDKECPVKGRNEPCLVLRVKLLFPV